The genomic interval ACGAGATCGAGCGCGGGAACTGAAGACCGGAGGGATTAGCGCGTCGCATTTCGTAGCCGTTTCCCGTCCAGAGAATTCGATAGCGGGGCGAGACTTCGAGGACATGAAGACGGTGATACCAGCCGTAGCCGATGTATTCATCAGGAGTCTCGGTTTCGAGCAGGTTAGTTCCGTAGAGTCCGCTGGTTTCGCTGCCGGGAACGATCGACTGATTTTGCTCAACTGGAAGAAATTGACCTGTGATGCGATCGCTCACATACCAATGCAACGAAGAATTCGTAATGCGCCCGCGTGGATGTTTGTGCAGCCATTTCTGATTTTGAAACATCCGAAAACAAGAGAAAAATAAGTGATATTGATTATTTTGATAAATCACTTGGGGACGTTCAAGGTGATAGAAGCCCCAGTTTTTTGCATTGGGAGGTGCAACAAGTACGGGAGGAAGCAGTTGATATTCGCCGTCAATAGTATCGGAAACGGCTACGCCCACACAGCCTTGAAAGTTTCCGGGCGTTTTGGAGCTTGCACAGGTAAACATAAAATATTTATCAGAGTCAGGATCTTTGAAGATGTAAGGATCACGCCAGTGAAAATGGTTTGACCAATTGCAGCGACCATAATCAGGATCATCCTCGCTGGGAATTAAGGGAAAATGCTTGTACTGGCGTTCCCAGTGAATGCCATCAGTTGAAGTTGCAAGTCCAATGCCTTCACTTTTGAGTTCTCGCCCTTCTTTGCCGC from Cyanobacteria bacterium FACHB-DQ100 carries:
- a CDS encoding family 43 glycosylhydrolase, with the translated sequence MNLNRIHQGIVSLIEPIPTGASELQTISILERGAIRIGNAIAGMLRSSLRGAPMNWDPWILKDGDRYLMFYLQGVEGQTPWWSVSNLCGAISKDLYEWDDLGILLAPDPNHAWESGRISAGHTLKENGTYYLFYSAGGKEGRELKSEGIGLATSTDGIHWERQYKHFPLIPSEDDPDYGRCNWSNHFHWRDPYIFKDPDSDKYFMFTCASSKTPGNFQGCVGVAVSDTIDGEYQLLPPVLVAPPNAKNWGFYHLERPQVIYQNNQYHLFFSCFRMFQNQKWLHKHPRGRITNSSLHWYVSDRITGQFLPVEQNQSIVPGSETSGLYGTNLLETETPDEYIGYGWYHRLHVLEVSPRYRILWTGNGYEMRRANPSGLQFPRSISSGTLTAASES